A region from the Felis catus isolate Fca126 chromosome F1, F.catus_Fca126_mat1.0, whole genome shotgun sequence genome encodes:
- the SMG5 gene encoding protein SMG5 isoform X4 produces the protein MSQGPPPGESSEPEAKVLHTKRLYRAVVEAVHRLDLILCNKTAYQEVFKPENISLRNKLRELCVKLMFLHPVDYGRKAEELLWRKVYYEVIQLIKTNKKHIHSRSTLECAYRTHLVAGIGFYQHLLLYIQSHYQLELQCCIDWTHVTDPLIGCKKPVSASGKEMDWAQMACHRCLMYLGDLSRYQNELAGVDTELLAERFYYQALSVAPQIGMPFNQLGTLAGSKYYNVEAMYCYLRCIQSEVSFEGAYGNLKRLYDKAAKMYHQLKKCETRKLSPSRKRCKDIKRLLVNFMYLQSLLQPRSSPVDAELTSLCQSVLEDFNLCLFYLPSSPNLSLASEGEEDYEGGYAFLPDLLIFQMVIVCLMGVHSLKRAGSKQYSAAIAFTLALFSHLVNHVNIRLQAELEEGENPVPAFQSDGTDEPLEKEEAPGPEPPPAAPQAGEVRKSRKFSRLSCLRRRRHPPRAGDDSDLSEGFESDSSHDSARASDGSDSGSDKSLEGGGTAFDAETDSEMNSQESRSDLEDIEDEEGTRSPAPEPPRPRSEAPESLNGPLGPSEASIASNLQAMSTQMFQTKRCFRLAPTFSNLLLQPPAEAPTAASRRPCVNGDADKPSEPASEDGSESEGSESSGRSCRNERSVQEKLQVLAAEGLLPAVKVFLDWLRANPELIVVCAQSSQSLWNRLSVLLNLLPAAGELQESGLALCPEVQDLLEGGELPDLPSSLLLPEDTALRNLPPLRAAHRRFNFDTDRPLLSALEESVVRICCIRSFGHFVARLQGSILQFSAEAGIFVSIAQSEQEGVLPQAQAQIRMAQEEARRNRLMRDMAQLRLQLEVSQLEGSLQQPKAQSAMSPYLVPDTQALCHHLPVIRQLATSGRFIVIIPRTVIDGLDLLKKEHPGARDGIRYLEAEFKKGNRYIRCQKEVGKSFERHKLKRQDADAWTLYKILDSCKQLTLAQGAGEEDPSGMVTIVTGLPLDDPSALSGPMQAALQAAAHASVDIKNVLDFYKQWKEIG, from the exons ATGAGCCAAGGCCCCCCCCCAGGGGAGAGCAGCGAGCCCGAGGCGAAGGTCCTCCACACCAAGCGGCTTTACCG GGCTGTGGTGGAGGCCGTGCATCGACTTGACCTCATCCTTTGCAACAAAACCGCTTATCAAGAAGTGTTCAAACCAGAGAACATTAGCCTGAGGAACAA GCTGCGTGAGCTCTGCGTCAAGCTCATGTTCCTGCACCCGGTGGACTATGGGAGGAAGGCTGAGGAGCTGCTGTGGAGAAAGGTGTACTATGAAGTCATTCAGCTTATCAAGACTAACAAAAAG CACATCCACAGCCGCAGCACCTTGGAATGTGCCTACAGGACACATCTGGTAGCCGGGATTGGCTTCTACCAGCACCTGCTTCTGTACATCCAGTCCCACTACCAGCTGGAGCTTCAGTGCTGCATCGACTGGACCCACGTCACCGACCCCCTCATAG gATGCAAGAAGCCAGTGTCTGCCTCAGGGAAGGAGATGGACTGGGCACAGATGGCGTGCCACCGATGTCTCATGTACCTGGGGGATTTGT CACGGTATCAGAATGAATTAGCTGGCGTAGACACCGAGCTGCTAGCTGAGAGATTTTACTATCAAGCCCTGTCAGTAGCCCCCCAGATTG gaatGCCCTTCAACCAGCTGGGCACGCTCGCGGGCAGCAAGTACTACAACGTGGAAGCTATGTACTGCTACCTCCGTTG CATCCAGTCGGAGGTGTCCTTTGAGGGGGCCTATGGGAATCTCAAGCGGTTGTATGACAAGGCTGCCAAAATGTACCACCAGCTAAAGAAGTGTGAGACTCGGAAACTCTCCCCCAGCAGGAAGCG ATGTAAAGACATTAAGAGGTTGCTGGTGAACTTCATGTACCTGCAAAGCCTCCTGCAGCCCAGAAGCAG CCCGGTGGACGCGGAGCTCACATCCCTCTGCCAGTCGGTCCTGGAGGACTTCAACCTGTGCCTCTTCTACCTGCCCTCCTCACCCAACCTCAGCCTGGCCAGCGAGGGCGAGGAGGACTACGAGGGTGGCTACGCTTTCCTCCCGGACCTTCTCATCTTCCAGATGGTCATCGTCTGTCTCATGGGTGTGCACAGCTTGAAGAGAGCAG GATCCAAGCAGTACAGCGCGGCCATCGCCTTCACCCTGGCCCTCTTCTCCCACCTCGTCAATCACGTCAACATACGGCTACAGGCTGAGCTGGAGGAGGGCGAGAACCCGGTGCCGGCGTTCCAGAGTGATGGCACAG ATGAGCccttggagaaggaggaggcGCCGGGCCCTGAGCCCCCTCCCGCAGCACCTCAAGCTGGCGAGGTCAGAAAGAGCCGGAAGTTCTCCCGCCTCTCCTGCCTCCGCCGCCGTCGCCATCCACCCAGAGCTGGGGATGACAGTGACCTGAGTGAAGGTTTTGAGTCGGACTCCAGCCATGACTCGGCCAGGGCCAGCGACGGCTCGGACAGCGGCTCCGACAAGAGTCTGGAAGGTGGGGGAACGGCCTTTGATGCGGAGACAGACTCGGAAATGAACAGCCAAGAGTCCCGATCAGACCTGGAAGATATTGAGGATGAGGAGGGGACACGGTCCCCAGCCCCGGAGCCCCCTCGGCCCAGGTCAGAGGCTCCCGAGTCTCTCAATGGCCCACTGGGCCCCAGCGAGGCCAGCATTGCCAGCAATCTACAAGCCATGTCCACCCAGATGTTCCAGACCAAGCGCTGCTTCCGACTGGCCCCCACCTTCAGCAACCTGCTCCTCCAGCCCCCTGCCGAAGCCCCCACCGCGGCCAGCCGCAGGCCCTGTGTCAACGGAGATGCAGACAAGCCCTCGGAGCCAG CCTCTGAGGACGGCTCCGAGTCGGAGGGCAGCGAGTCCAGCGGGCGCTCCTGTCGGAACGAGCGCAGTGTCCAGGAGAAGCTGCAGGTGCTGGCGGCTGAAGGCCTGCTTCCTGCGGTCAAGGTCTTCCTGGACTGGCTGCGGGCCAACCCGGAGCTCATCGTCGTGTGTGCGCAG AGCTCTCAGAGCCTGTGGAATCGCCTGTCTGTGTTGCTGAACCTGTTGCCAGCTGCCGGTGAACTCCAGGAGTCTG GCCTGGCCCTGTGTCCCGAGGTCCAGGACCTTCTCGAAGGTGGTGAACTGCCTGACCTGCCCTCTAGCCTGCTGCTCCCAGAGGACACGGCCCTTCGTAACCTGCCTCCCCTCCGGGCCGCCCATAGACGCTTTAACTTTGACACAGACCGGCCCCTGCTCAGCGCCTTAGAAGAG TCGGTCGTGCGCATCTGCTGCATCCGCAGCTTTGGCCACTTCGTCGCCCGCCTGCAAGGCAGCATCCTGCAGTTCAGCGCGGAGGCCGGCATCTTCGTCAGCATCGCCCAGTCTGAGCAGGAGGGCGTGTTGCCACAGGCCCAGGCCCAGATCCGCATG GCTCAGGAGGAAGCGCGTCGGAACAGGCTGATGCGGGACATGGCCCAGCTACGACTCCAG ctcgaGGTCTCTCAGCTAGAAGGGAGCCTGCAGCAGCCCAAGGCCCAGTCGGCGATGTCTCCCTACCTCGTCCCCGACACCCAGGCCCTCTGCCACCACCTCCCGGTTATCCGCCAGTTGGCCACCAGTGGCCGCTTCATTGTCATCATCCCGAGGACAG tGATCGACGGCTTGGATTTGCTGAAGAAGGAACACCCAGGGGCCCGGGATGGGATCCGATACCTGGAGGCagagtttaaaaaaggaaacag GTATATTCGCTGCCAGAAAGAGGTGGGAAAGAGCTTCGAGAGGCACAAGCTGAAGAGGCAGGATGCGGATGCCTG GACCCTCTATAAGATCCTGGACAGCTGCAAACAGCTGACCCTGGCCCAGGGGGCAGGTGAGGAGGATCCAAGCGGCATGGTGACCATTGTCACGGGCCTCCCACTGGATGACCCCAGTGCGCTGTCAGGCCCTATGCAG GCAGCCCTGCAGGCCGCTGCACACGCCAGTGTGGACATCAAGAATGTTCTGGATTTCTACAAGCAGTGGAAGGAGATTGGTTGA
- the SMG5 gene encoding protein SMG5 isoform X3: MSQGPPPGESSEPEAKVLHTKRLYRAVVEAVHRLDLILCNKTAYQEVFKPENISLRNKLRELCVKLMFLHPVDYGRKAEELLWRKVYYEVIQLIKTNKKDTSGSRDWLLPAPASVHPVPLPAGASVLHRLDPRHRPPHRMQEASVCLREGDGLGTDGVPPMSHVPGGFVLLLQLHRVDSQTRGRFSETRHHGVFFLLSPAARYQNELAGVDTELLAERFYYQALSVAPQIGMPFNQLGTLAGSKYYNVEAMYCYLRCIQSEVSFEGAYGNLKRLYDKAAKMYHQLKKCETRKLSPSRKRCKDIKRLLVNFMYLQSLLQPRSSPVDAELTSLCQSVLEDFNLCLFYLPSSPNLSLASEGEEDYEGGYAFLPDLLIFQMVIVCLMGVHSLKRAGSKQYSAAIAFTLALFSHLVNHVNIRLQAELEEGENPVPAFQSDGTDEPLEKEEAPGPEPPPAAPQAGEVRKSRKFSRLSCLRRRRHPPRAGDDSDLSEGFESDSSHDSARASDGSDSGSDKSLEGGGTAFDAETDSEMNSQESRSDLEDIEDEEGTRSPAPEPPRPRSEAPESLNGPLGPSEASIASNLQAMSTQMFQTKRCFRLAPTFSNLLLQPPAEAPTAASRRPCVNGDADKPSEPASEDGSESEGSESSGRSCRNERSVQEKLQVLAAEGLLPAVKVFLDWLRANPELIVVCAQSSQSLWNRLSVLLNLLPAAGELQESGLALCPEVQDLLEGGELPDLPSSLLLPEDTALRNLPPLRAAHRRFNFDTDRPLLSALEESVVRICCIRSFGHFVARLQGSILQFSAEAGIFVSIAQSEQEGVLPQAQAQIRMAQEEARRNRLMRDMAQLRLQLEVSQLEGSLQQPKAQSAMSPYLVPDTQALCHHLPVIRQLATSGRFIVIIPRTVIDGLDLLKKEHPGARDGIRYLEAEFKKGNRYIRCQKEVGKSFERHKLKRQDADAWTLYKILDSCKQLTLAQGAGEEDPSGMVTIVTGLPLDDPSALSGPMQAALQAAAHASVDIKNVLDFYKQWKEIG; encoded by the exons ATGAGCCAAGGCCCCCCCCCAGGGGAGAGCAGCGAGCCCGAGGCGAAGGTCCTCCACACCAAGCGGCTTTACCG GGCTGTGGTGGAGGCCGTGCATCGACTTGACCTCATCCTTTGCAACAAAACCGCTTATCAAGAAGTGTTCAAACCAGAGAACATTAGCCTGAGGAACAA GCTGCGTGAGCTCTGCGTCAAGCTCATGTTCCTGCACCCGGTGGACTATGGGAGGAAGGCTGAGGAGCTGCTGTGGAGAAAGGTGTACTATGAAGTCATTCAGCTTATCAAGACTAACAAAAAG GACACATCTGGTAGCCGGGATTGGCTTCTACCAGCACCTGCTTCTGTACATCCAGTCCCACTACCAGCTGGAGCTTCAGTGCTGCATCGACTGGACCCACGTCACCGACCCCCTCATAG gATGCAAGAAGCCAGTGTCTGCCTCAGGGAAGGAGATGGACTGGGCACAGATGGCGTGCCACCGATGTCTCATGTACCTGGGGGATTTGT GCTCTTACTACAGCTGCACAGAGTGGACTCCCAGACGAGGGGACGTTTTTCTGAAACGCGGCATCACGgagttttcttcctcctctctcctgcagCACGGTATCAGAATGAATTAGCTGGCGTAGACACCGAGCTGCTAGCTGAGAGATTTTACTATCAAGCCCTGTCAGTAGCCCCCCAGATTG gaatGCCCTTCAACCAGCTGGGCACGCTCGCGGGCAGCAAGTACTACAACGTGGAAGCTATGTACTGCTACCTCCGTTG CATCCAGTCGGAGGTGTCCTTTGAGGGGGCCTATGGGAATCTCAAGCGGTTGTATGACAAGGCTGCCAAAATGTACCACCAGCTAAAGAAGTGTGAGACTCGGAAACTCTCCCCCAGCAGGAAGCG ATGTAAAGACATTAAGAGGTTGCTGGTGAACTTCATGTACCTGCAAAGCCTCCTGCAGCCCAGAAGCAG CCCGGTGGACGCGGAGCTCACATCCCTCTGCCAGTCGGTCCTGGAGGACTTCAACCTGTGCCTCTTCTACCTGCCCTCCTCACCCAACCTCAGCCTGGCCAGCGAGGGCGAGGAGGACTACGAGGGTGGCTACGCTTTCCTCCCGGACCTTCTCATCTTCCAGATGGTCATCGTCTGTCTCATGGGTGTGCACAGCTTGAAGAGAGCAG GATCCAAGCAGTACAGCGCGGCCATCGCCTTCACCCTGGCCCTCTTCTCCCACCTCGTCAATCACGTCAACATACGGCTACAGGCTGAGCTGGAGGAGGGCGAGAACCCGGTGCCGGCGTTCCAGAGTGATGGCACAG ATGAGCccttggagaaggaggaggcGCCGGGCCCTGAGCCCCCTCCCGCAGCACCTCAAGCTGGCGAGGTCAGAAAGAGCCGGAAGTTCTCCCGCCTCTCCTGCCTCCGCCGCCGTCGCCATCCACCCAGAGCTGGGGATGACAGTGACCTGAGTGAAGGTTTTGAGTCGGACTCCAGCCATGACTCGGCCAGGGCCAGCGACGGCTCGGACAGCGGCTCCGACAAGAGTCTGGAAGGTGGGGGAACGGCCTTTGATGCGGAGACAGACTCGGAAATGAACAGCCAAGAGTCCCGATCAGACCTGGAAGATATTGAGGATGAGGAGGGGACACGGTCCCCAGCCCCGGAGCCCCCTCGGCCCAGGTCAGAGGCTCCCGAGTCTCTCAATGGCCCACTGGGCCCCAGCGAGGCCAGCATTGCCAGCAATCTACAAGCCATGTCCACCCAGATGTTCCAGACCAAGCGCTGCTTCCGACTGGCCCCCACCTTCAGCAACCTGCTCCTCCAGCCCCCTGCCGAAGCCCCCACCGCGGCCAGCCGCAGGCCCTGTGTCAACGGAGATGCAGACAAGCCCTCGGAGCCAG CCTCTGAGGACGGCTCCGAGTCGGAGGGCAGCGAGTCCAGCGGGCGCTCCTGTCGGAACGAGCGCAGTGTCCAGGAGAAGCTGCAGGTGCTGGCGGCTGAAGGCCTGCTTCCTGCGGTCAAGGTCTTCCTGGACTGGCTGCGGGCCAACCCGGAGCTCATCGTCGTGTGTGCGCAG AGCTCTCAGAGCCTGTGGAATCGCCTGTCTGTGTTGCTGAACCTGTTGCCAGCTGCCGGTGAACTCCAGGAGTCTG GCCTGGCCCTGTGTCCCGAGGTCCAGGACCTTCTCGAAGGTGGTGAACTGCCTGACCTGCCCTCTAGCCTGCTGCTCCCAGAGGACACGGCCCTTCGTAACCTGCCTCCCCTCCGGGCCGCCCATAGACGCTTTAACTTTGACACAGACCGGCCCCTGCTCAGCGCCTTAGAAGAG TCGGTCGTGCGCATCTGCTGCATCCGCAGCTTTGGCCACTTCGTCGCCCGCCTGCAAGGCAGCATCCTGCAGTTCAGCGCGGAGGCCGGCATCTTCGTCAGCATCGCCCAGTCTGAGCAGGAGGGCGTGTTGCCACAGGCCCAGGCCCAGATCCGCATG GCTCAGGAGGAAGCGCGTCGGAACAGGCTGATGCGGGACATGGCCCAGCTACGACTCCAG ctcgaGGTCTCTCAGCTAGAAGGGAGCCTGCAGCAGCCCAAGGCCCAGTCGGCGATGTCTCCCTACCTCGTCCCCGACACCCAGGCCCTCTGCCACCACCTCCCGGTTATCCGCCAGTTGGCCACCAGTGGCCGCTTCATTGTCATCATCCCGAGGACAG tGATCGACGGCTTGGATTTGCTGAAGAAGGAACACCCAGGGGCCCGGGATGGGATCCGATACCTGGAGGCagagtttaaaaaaggaaacag GTATATTCGCTGCCAGAAAGAGGTGGGAAAGAGCTTCGAGAGGCACAAGCTGAAGAGGCAGGATGCGGATGCCTG GACCCTCTATAAGATCCTGGACAGCTGCAAACAGCTGACCCTGGCCCAGGGGGCAGGTGAGGAGGATCCAAGCGGCATGGTGACCATTGTCACGGGCCTCCCACTGGATGACCCCAGTGCGCTGTCAGGCCCTATGCAG GCAGCCCTGCAGGCCGCTGCACACGCCAGTGTGGACATCAAGAATGTTCTGGATTTCTACAAGCAGTGGAAGGAGATTGGTTGA
- the SMG5 gene encoding protein SMG5 isoform X1, whose amino-acid sequence MSQGPPPGESSEPEAKVLHTKRLYRAVVEAVHRLDLILCNKTAYQEVFKPENISLRNKLRELCVKLMFLHPVDYGRKAEELLWRKVYYEVIQLIKTNKKDTSGSRDWLLPAPASVHPVPLPAGASVLHRLDPRHRPPHRMQEASVCLREGDGLGTDGVPPMSHVPGGFVLLLQLHRVDSQTRGRFSETRHHGVFFLLSPAARYQNELAGVDTELLAERFYYQALSVAPQIGMPFNQLGTLAGSKYYNVEAMYCYLRCIQSEVSFEGAYGNLKRLYDKAAKMYHQLKKCETRKLSPSRKRCKDIKRLLVNFMYLQSLLQPRSSSWCPPQAASLTSLPLLPFRSPVDAELTSLCQSVLEDFNLCLFYLPSSPNLSLASEGEEDYEGGYAFLPDLLIFQMVIVCLMGVHSLKRAGSKQYSAAIAFTLALFSHLVNHVNIRLQAELEEGENPVPAFQSDGTDEPLEKEEAPGPEPPPAAPQAGEVRKSRKFSRLSCLRRRRHPPRAGDDSDLSEGFESDSSHDSARASDGSDSGSDKSLEGGGTAFDAETDSEMNSQESRSDLEDIEDEEGTRSPAPEPPRPRSEAPESLNGPLGPSEASIASNLQAMSTQMFQTKRCFRLAPTFSNLLLQPPAEAPTAASRRPCVNGDADKPSEPASEDGSESEGSESSGRSCRNERSVQEKLQVLAAEGLLPAVKVFLDWLRANPELIVVCAQSSQSLWNRLSVLLNLLPAAGELQESGLALCPEVQDLLEGGELPDLPSSLLLPEDTALRNLPPLRAAHRRFNFDTDRPLLSALEESVVRICCIRSFGHFVARLQGSILQFSAEAGIFVSIAQSEQEGVLPQAQAQIRMAQEEARRNRLMRDMAQLRLQLEVSQLEGSLQQPKAQSAMSPYLVPDTQALCHHLPVIRQLATSGRFIVIIPRTVIDGLDLLKKEHPGARDGIRYLEAEFKKGNRYIRCQKEVGKSFERHKLKRQDADAWTLYKILDSCKQLTLAQGAGEEDPSGMVTIVTGLPLDDPSALSGPMQAALQAAAHASVDIKNVLDFYKQWKEIG is encoded by the exons ATGAGCCAAGGCCCCCCCCCAGGGGAGAGCAGCGAGCCCGAGGCGAAGGTCCTCCACACCAAGCGGCTTTACCG GGCTGTGGTGGAGGCCGTGCATCGACTTGACCTCATCCTTTGCAACAAAACCGCTTATCAAGAAGTGTTCAAACCAGAGAACATTAGCCTGAGGAACAA GCTGCGTGAGCTCTGCGTCAAGCTCATGTTCCTGCACCCGGTGGACTATGGGAGGAAGGCTGAGGAGCTGCTGTGGAGAAAGGTGTACTATGAAGTCATTCAGCTTATCAAGACTAACAAAAAG GACACATCTGGTAGCCGGGATTGGCTTCTACCAGCACCTGCTTCTGTACATCCAGTCCCACTACCAGCTGGAGCTTCAGTGCTGCATCGACTGGACCCACGTCACCGACCCCCTCATAG gATGCAAGAAGCCAGTGTCTGCCTCAGGGAAGGAGATGGACTGGGCACAGATGGCGTGCCACCGATGTCTCATGTACCTGGGGGATTTGT GCTCTTACTACAGCTGCACAGAGTGGACTCCCAGACGAGGGGACGTTTTTCTGAAACGCGGCATCACGgagttttcttcctcctctctcctgcagCACGGTATCAGAATGAATTAGCTGGCGTAGACACCGAGCTGCTAGCTGAGAGATTTTACTATCAAGCCCTGTCAGTAGCCCCCCAGATTG gaatGCCCTTCAACCAGCTGGGCACGCTCGCGGGCAGCAAGTACTACAACGTGGAAGCTATGTACTGCTACCTCCGTTG CATCCAGTCGGAGGTGTCCTTTGAGGGGGCCTATGGGAATCTCAAGCGGTTGTATGACAAGGCTGCCAAAATGTACCACCAGCTAAAGAAGTGTGAGACTCGGAAACTCTCCCCCAGCAGGAAGCG ATGTAAAGACATTAAGAGGTTGCTGGTGAACTTCATGTACCTGCAAAGCCTCCTGCAGCCCAGAAGCAG CTCTTGGTGCCCGCCCCAGGCCGCATCTCTGACCTCCCTGCCGCTCCTGCCCTTCCGCAGCCCGGTGGACGCGGAGCTCACATCCCTCTGCCAGTCGGTCCTGGAGGACTTCAACCTGTGCCTCTTCTACCTGCCCTCCTCACCCAACCTCAGCCTGGCCAGCGAGGGCGAGGAGGACTACGAGGGTGGCTACGCTTTCCTCCCGGACCTTCTCATCTTCCAGATGGTCATCGTCTGTCTCATGGGTGTGCACAGCTTGAAGAGAGCAG GATCCAAGCAGTACAGCGCGGCCATCGCCTTCACCCTGGCCCTCTTCTCCCACCTCGTCAATCACGTCAACATACGGCTACAGGCTGAGCTGGAGGAGGGCGAGAACCCGGTGCCGGCGTTCCAGAGTGATGGCACAG ATGAGCccttggagaaggaggaggcGCCGGGCCCTGAGCCCCCTCCCGCAGCACCTCAAGCTGGCGAGGTCAGAAAGAGCCGGAAGTTCTCCCGCCTCTCCTGCCTCCGCCGCCGTCGCCATCCACCCAGAGCTGGGGATGACAGTGACCTGAGTGAAGGTTTTGAGTCGGACTCCAGCCATGACTCGGCCAGGGCCAGCGACGGCTCGGACAGCGGCTCCGACAAGAGTCTGGAAGGTGGGGGAACGGCCTTTGATGCGGAGACAGACTCGGAAATGAACAGCCAAGAGTCCCGATCAGACCTGGAAGATATTGAGGATGAGGAGGGGACACGGTCCCCAGCCCCGGAGCCCCCTCGGCCCAGGTCAGAGGCTCCCGAGTCTCTCAATGGCCCACTGGGCCCCAGCGAGGCCAGCATTGCCAGCAATCTACAAGCCATGTCCACCCAGATGTTCCAGACCAAGCGCTGCTTCCGACTGGCCCCCACCTTCAGCAACCTGCTCCTCCAGCCCCCTGCCGAAGCCCCCACCGCGGCCAGCCGCAGGCCCTGTGTCAACGGAGATGCAGACAAGCCCTCGGAGCCAG CCTCTGAGGACGGCTCCGAGTCGGAGGGCAGCGAGTCCAGCGGGCGCTCCTGTCGGAACGAGCGCAGTGTCCAGGAGAAGCTGCAGGTGCTGGCGGCTGAAGGCCTGCTTCCTGCGGTCAAGGTCTTCCTGGACTGGCTGCGGGCCAACCCGGAGCTCATCGTCGTGTGTGCGCAG AGCTCTCAGAGCCTGTGGAATCGCCTGTCTGTGTTGCTGAACCTGTTGCCAGCTGCCGGTGAACTCCAGGAGTCTG GCCTGGCCCTGTGTCCCGAGGTCCAGGACCTTCTCGAAGGTGGTGAACTGCCTGACCTGCCCTCTAGCCTGCTGCTCCCAGAGGACACGGCCCTTCGTAACCTGCCTCCCCTCCGGGCCGCCCATAGACGCTTTAACTTTGACACAGACCGGCCCCTGCTCAGCGCCTTAGAAGAG TCGGTCGTGCGCATCTGCTGCATCCGCAGCTTTGGCCACTTCGTCGCCCGCCTGCAAGGCAGCATCCTGCAGTTCAGCGCGGAGGCCGGCATCTTCGTCAGCATCGCCCAGTCTGAGCAGGAGGGCGTGTTGCCACAGGCCCAGGCCCAGATCCGCATG GCTCAGGAGGAAGCGCGTCGGAACAGGCTGATGCGGGACATGGCCCAGCTACGACTCCAG ctcgaGGTCTCTCAGCTAGAAGGGAGCCTGCAGCAGCCCAAGGCCCAGTCGGCGATGTCTCCCTACCTCGTCCCCGACACCCAGGCCCTCTGCCACCACCTCCCGGTTATCCGCCAGTTGGCCACCAGTGGCCGCTTCATTGTCATCATCCCGAGGACAG tGATCGACGGCTTGGATTTGCTGAAGAAGGAACACCCAGGGGCCCGGGATGGGATCCGATACCTGGAGGCagagtttaaaaaaggaaacag GTATATTCGCTGCCAGAAAGAGGTGGGAAAGAGCTTCGAGAGGCACAAGCTGAAGAGGCAGGATGCGGATGCCTG GACCCTCTATAAGATCCTGGACAGCTGCAAACAGCTGACCCTGGCCCAGGGGGCAGGTGAGGAGGATCCAAGCGGCATGGTGACCATTGTCACGGGCCTCCCACTGGATGACCCCAGTGCGCTGTCAGGCCCTATGCAG GCAGCCCTGCAGGCCGCTGCACACGCCAGTGTGGACATCAAGAATGTTCTGGATTTCTACAAGCAGTGGAAGGAGATTGGTTGA